The Nocardioides sp. cx-173 genome segment TCGCAGTGGCCGCACAACATCGGTATGCGCTCTCGCGTTTGCGACCTGTCCATCGCAATGCGATCGTTCACGCGCCGTGCCGCCTCAAAGTCCCCGGCAGCGACGGCCGCTGCTGCGGCCTGCAAGTCGCGACGCTCCGCTTCACGGTCACGAACCTGATCTCCCACTAAGAAGTGACTGTTCTTCTCTTTCGCCTGAGGAGTAAGGGGGATGAGGAAGCCGTCGCCCGTGAGGTAGTTCAGATCCCAACCCCAGTACTCGGTGCCCCTCTGGTCTTGCACCTCGTCGCTTACAGCAAAGGACCCGACCAGCCACGGCCAAGGCTCGTGCGCGCAGTAGATCCCGACGCGCGGCCAATCTGGATCTGTGGATCGTCGGGGCAGATGTTCGTGATCCCAAGGTGATCCGAGCAGCTTTGGCACAACGAACTGGAAGCCGGTCATGCCTCAGCCCTCCACTCGATGCGGACACTGTCCGGGTCAAACGGCTGATGCCCCCGCTCGGGCGGGTGCAGCGTGATGGTCATGAGGGCCGAGATGACGGCCCGTTTCTGCTGGAGATCGCAGGCCGCCCAGGTCTGCGCAACATCGTCGGCGGTCACGAGCGGCGTCAGCACGTCAGCCTCTACCGCGTTGCGCATCCTCGCTTCCACCTTGTCGAGTTCGACGCGTAGGCGGTCGCTGGACTTCCTCACGGCACCTAGCGTCAGCAGACCCTCCTCGAGACCGATTGCAAGGTCGTTGATCCGCTCCTTGATCGCCTCGGCCGTTGCGCGGTCGCTCTCCAGGTCCGGCGTGCTCGGCTCGCTGAGAAGCTCGACGGCGTCCGGTCGCGACAGGCGTGCGACCACCACAGCCTCAACCAGCTCGTCTACCGGGTCGGCCTTCCGCGAGATGCACTTGCTGGCTCGGCAGATGTAGAGCCGCTTACCGTGACGGCTGTGCCCGGTAGCGACGTCGGAGCCGCACTTCCAACAGTGAGCGATAGCCGGGAGCAGGTGCTTCCTGGCGGTCGATTGGGTAGTCCGGCGTTCCGGTAGTGAGAGCAGGGCGACGGCAGCCTCATGGGTCTCCTCGTCGACCAGTGCCTTCCACGTCGCCGGTCCCACGACTTGACCCTTGTAGGCGCGAAGCCCTGCGTAGCGCGGGTTCTTGAGCATCGATCTGACGTTGTCGTGGCGCCAAGGGTTGCCCGCCGTCGTGGTCACGCCCAACTCGTTCCACTTACGAGCTATCCCCTTGAGCGATGCGCCAGCCAGAAGATCCGAGTACGCGTCGCGGACCAGCGCGGCCTCGTCGTCGATGATGGTCTCGCCGTCTGAGCCGTACCCGAACGCGCGTCGCCCACCGGCCGGCCGGCCTTGCTCGGCCGCCTGTTGCTGGGCGCGCTTCTGACGTGCCCCCTTGCGCTCTACTTCTCCGCGAGCGACAGATGCCAGGATGCGGCCGACGAGCCGGCCGGCGTCGTTGGAGAGGTCGATGTCCCCGGTGACGGTGACGATGCGGAGACCAGTGCGCTGCGTGACCTCGATTAGGTGCTCGAGGTCCGTCAGCTTCCGGGTCAGGCGGTCAACATGCCAGGCCACCAGCACCTGCGCATCTCCGCGCTCGATCGCTTCCAGCATGGCCGTGTAGACCGGCCGCGGCTTGCGGGAGGAAGCAGAGGTGTCGTTCTCCTCCCAGACCCGGACAATGTCCCAGCCGCGCTCCTCGCAGAGTCGTAGACAGTCCTCGCGTTGGCGAGTGACGGCGGCACCAGCGCCAGTCTTGTCCAGACTCTGGCGAACGTAGACGAACGTGGTCAACGGGCTTCTGCCTTCACTGGCTCGGCGAACACTCGAGCCAGTGAATCGAGGACCGTAGCCCTCATCTCC includes the following:
- a CDS encoding recombinase family protein, which encodes MTTFVYVRQSLDKTGAGAAVTRQREDCLRLCEERGWDIVRVWEENDTSASSRKPRPVYTAMLEAIERGDAQVLVAWHVDRLTRKLTDLEHLIEVTQRTGLRIVTVTGDIDLSNDAGRLVGRILASVARGEVERKGARQKRAQQQAAEQGRPAGGRRAFGYGSDGETIIDDEAALVRDAYSDLLAGASLKGIARKWNELGVTTTAGNPWRHDNVRSMLKNPRYAGLRAYKGQVVGPATWKALVDEETHEAAVALLSLPERRTTQSTARKHLLPAIAHCWKCGSDVATGHSRHGKRLYICRASKCISRKADPVDELVEAVVVARLSRPDAVELLSEPSTPDLESDRATAEAIKERINDLAIGLEEGLLTLGAVRKSSDRLRVELDKVEARMRNAVEADVLTPLVTADDVAQTWAACDLQQKRAVISALMTITLHPPERGHQPFDPDSVRIEWRAEA